The Bdellovibrio bacteriovorus W nucleotide sequence AATGGGTTGCTAAGGAATCCCTTGCGGGCAAATCATTGAGCGACGGGCAACGCTTAGACGTGGTGATCGTTGAAGCGCGTTTCGTGCGGCCGATTAAAGGCGATAAACTTGGTAGAGTGACTTATCATTCCGAAAAGACTCTGACTTTTACTGTGCGTCAACTTTAAGGGAAGCCTTAAGGACTTGACTGCACTCAGATCACTAATAAAATTTCTTCTATCTACTAGAGGAGATGCAACATGATCGAAGTAAAAGATCTCACCAAAGATTATGGGCACAGACGTGCTATCAATAAGTTGAATTTCTCCGTCAAAAAAGGCGAAGTCGTTGGTTTTCTAGGCCCTAATGGAGCTGGTAAATCTACAACGATGAAAATCATCACAGGATTCATGGCTCCAAGCTCTGGAACCGCTTCTATCGCTGGCTTTGATGTTTTTGAAAATCCATTGGAAGTAAAAAAGAGAATCGGCTACCTACCAGAGATTCCTCCAGTTTATAGCGATATGTTCGTAGCGGACTATCTTCGCTACGTAGCGGCTCTTAAGAAGGTTTCAAAAGAGCAAATCGAAAAAAATGTTAGATATGCTATTGAAAAAACAAATCTGGGTGATGTTCAAGGAAGATTGATTCATCACCTTTCTAAAGGCTTTAAGCAAAGAGTGGGAATTGCTCAAGCGTTGGTTTCAAATCCCGAAGTTCTTATTCTTGATGAACCGACTGTCGGTCTTGATCCAAAACAGGTTGCTGAAATTCGCGAATTGATTAAAAGCCTGCGCGGAGAGCATACAATTATTCTTTCAACCCACATTTTGCCGGAGGTTGAAGCTACCTGCGAAAAAGTGATTATCATCAATAAAGGTGAAATCGTTGCTGAAGATAATATTCAGAACTTGTCTTTGATTGAACGCGGGCAAAGTCGTTTATTTATCCGTTTAGGCGCTAAGGCCGATCTGCAAAGTCTAAAAAATGAATTTGATTTTATTCAGACGGTTTCCACAGGAAATCAGGCCACCGAATGGGAGCTTGCACTGACTGGTGGGGAAGAGTCCATCGAAAAAATCGCAAGTTTTATTGTAGGCAAAGGATGGGGGCTGCGTGAGCTTTCTCCAGCGAAGATGGATTTAGAGGATGTGTTCCTGAAGTTAACATACGATCGCGTGGAGGAGAAATAATGGGAGCTTTGACGATTTTTAAAAAAGAATTAAAAGGTTTCTACTTCAATCCAACATTTTGGGTGATCGCGGGATTGATGTCGGTGATTTTTAGCTGGGTCTATCCTATTCAGCTAAATCTATTTGCGCAGTTGCTTACGAACTATGTGATGCAGCAAGGGGTGCCGACCAATCAATTAAATATCCACTATGGAGTTTTCTTAAGGCAGCTTTCTTATCTGAATCTCCTTTTGATCTTCGTGGTGCCTGCATTGACGATGAAGCTTTTTGCAGAAGAAAAGAAAATGCGCACGTTCGATTTGCTTCTCACGTCACCAGTGACATCTTTTGAGATTGTTTTGGGAAAATTTTTAGCAGCCGTCGGAGCCATTGCAGGGTTGATCTTTGTCGCTCTTAGTTATCCTTTGGCCACAGGATTATTAGCGAGCATTCAGTGGACACCGTTAATGATCTCCTTTACAGGCGTTTTAATGGTGGGGGCCGTCTATGTAGCGATGGATCTCTTTGCTTCTTCGCTGACAGAAAATAGTATTGTGGCTTACATCATCTCTGTGATCTTCAACCTGTCGATTTGGTTTATCGGGATCGGCGCTGAAGTTGTTGACGGAGAAAAGGCTCGAAAAGTTTTTGAACATCTATCTTTGAGCTCTCACTTGTCGGCGCTGGCAGAGGGAACAATTCGTTCTAACTCTCTGATATTTTTTGCAAGCGTGATCGTATTATTCTGTTTCTTGGCGGAGCGAGTGGTTGAATCCTCTCGTTGGAGATAAGTATGACTAAAATCGGTAAAATTAATTTTCTAATCAGTGGAATCTCTTTAGTCTGTATGGCTATCGCGCGATATTTAATTGGCGAGTGGGTGCCTTTTACTTGGCTTTGCTTAGCTTTTGCGGTGATTACCTTTATCTTTGGTTGCTTTAAAGAAAGAAGCTTTCTTAAAGAATTCTTCTCGATGAAGACCACTAAAGAAGGCATGAGTATGGGAACTCTGATTGTTCTTTTGATAGCAATCTTGGTGATCGTGAACTACTTAGGAGTGAAGTACTATA carries:
- a CDS encoding ATP-binding protein of ABC transporter (COG1131 ABC-type multidrug transport system, ATPase component) — translated: MIEVKDLTKDYGHRRAINKLNFSVKKGEVVGFLGPNGAGKSTTMKIITGFMAPSSGTASIAGFDVFENPLEVKKRIGYLPEIPPVYSDMFVADYLRYVAALKKVSKEQIEKNVRYAIEKTNLGDVQGRLIHHLSKGFKQRVGIAQALVSNPEVLILDEPTVGLDPKQVAEIRELIKSLRGEHTIILSTHILPEVEATCEKVIIINKGEIVAEDNIQNLSLIERGQSRLFIRLGAKADLQSLKNEFDFIQTVSTGNQATEWELALTGGEESIEKIASFIVGKGWGLRELSPAKMDLEDVFLKLTYDRVEEK
- a CDS encoding ABC-type transport system permease protein (COG1277 ABC-type transport system involved in multi-copper enzyme maturation, permease component) yields the protein MGALTIFKKELKGFYFNPTFWVIAGLMSVIFSWVYPIQLNLFAQLLTNYVMQQGVPTNQLNIHYGVFLRQLSYLNLLLIFVVPALTMKLFAEEKKMRTFDLLLTSPVTSFEIVLGKFLAAVGAIAGLIFVALSYPLATGLLASIQWTPLMISFTGVLMVGAVYVAMDLFASSLTENSIVAYIISVIFNLSIWFIGIGAEVVDGEKARKVFEHLSLSSHLSALAEGTIRSNSLIFFASVIVLFCFLAERVVESSRWR